One Thermus sp. CCB_US3_UF1 DNA window includes the following coding sequences:
- a CDS encoding helix-turn-helix transcriptional regulator — protein sequence MGSRAVCGVYEIHPERVEAARAALPQEAVLREAASLLKALSDPTRMRLLLALKEAGELCVCDLALLAGVSVSAVSHQLRLLRQARLVAFRKEGKQVYYRLADEHVAHLLRGALEHAEEIA from the coding sequence ATGGGGAGCCGGGCGGTCTGCGGGGTCTACGAGATCCACCCCGAGCGGGTGGAGGCTGCCCGGGCCGCCCTGCCCCAGGAGGCGGTCCTTCGGGAGGCGGCCTCCCTCCTCAAGGCCCTTTCCGACCCCACCCGGATGCGCCTCCTTCTGGCCCTGAAGGAGGCGGGGGAGCTTTGCGTCTGCGATCTGGCCCTGCTGGCGGGGGTTTCCGTTTCCGCGGTGAGCCACCAGCTTAGGCTCCTGCGCCAGGCCCGGCTGGTGGCCTTCCGCAAGGAGGGCAAGCAGGTCTACTACCGCCTGGCGGACGAGCACGTGGCCCACCTGTTGCGGGGGGCTTTGGAGCACGCGGAAGAAATCGCTTGA
- the pdxS gene encoding pyridoxal 5'-phosphate synthase lyase subunit PdxS, with translation MEKGTFQIKTGFAEMFKGGVIMDVTTPEQAVIAEGAGAVAVMALERVPADIRAQGGVARMSDPKIIKEIMAAVSIPVMAKVRIGHFVEAMILEAIGVDFIDESEVLTPADEEHHIDKWKFKVPFVNGARDLGEALRRIAEGAAMIRTKGEAGTGNVVEAVRHARTLWKQIRYVQALREDELMAYAKEVGAPLELVKWVHQHGRLPVVNFAAGGIATPADAALMMHLGMDGVFVGSGIFKSGDPKKRARAIVRAVTHYNDPEVLAEVSEDLGEPMVGINLEALREEERLAKRGW, from the coding sequence ATGGAGAAGGGAACCTTCCAGATCAAGACGGGTTTCGCCGAGATGTTCAAGGGCGGGGTGATCATGGACGTGACCACCCCCGAGCAGGCGGTGATCGCCGAGGGGGCGGGGGCGGTGGCGGTGATGGCCCTAGAGAGGGTCCCCGCGGACATCCGCGCCCAGGGCGGCGTGGCCCGCATGTCCGACCCCAAGATCATCAAGGAGATCATGGCCGCGGTGTCCATTCCCGTTATGGCCAAGGTGCGGATCGGGCACTTTGTGGAGGCCATGATCCTCGAGGCCATCGGGGTGGACTTCATCGACGAGTCCGAGGTCCTCACCCCCGCCGACGAGGAGCACCACATTGACAAGTGGAAGTTCAAGGTGCCCTTCGTGAACGGGGCCCGGGACCTGGGGGAGGCCCTGAGGCGGATCGCCGAGGGGGCGGCCATGATCCGCACCAAGGGGGAGGCGGGCACCGGCAACGTGGTGGAGGCGGTGCGCCACGCCCGCACCCTGTGGAAGCAGATCCGCTACGTCCAGGCCCTGCGGGAGGACGAGCTCATGGCCTACGCCAAGGAGGTGGGGGCGCCCTTGGAGCTCGTCAAGTGGGTCCACCAACATGGCCGGCTTCCCGTGGTGAACTTCGCCGCCGGGGGCATCGCCACCCCCGCCGACGCCGCCCTCATGATGCACCTGGGGATGGACGGGGTCTTCGTGGGCTCGGGCATCTTCAAGTCCGGGGACCCCAAGAAGCGGGCCCGGGCCATCGTGCGGGCCGTGACCCATTACAACGACCCCGAGGTCCTGGCCGAGGTCTCCGAGGACCTGGGCGAGCCCATGGTGGGGATCAACCTGGAGGCCTTACGGGAGGAGGAGCGCCTGGCCAAGCGGGGCTGGTGA
- a CDS encoding peptidoglycan DD-metalloendopeptidase family protein, producing the protein MALSALAFAKVGILSPLPLPEATVEVEPPARKGWVVYAVRPGDTLAGIAARYGVDPRHIMWSSGLKTDRLQVGQRLLIPLVAQEDRPRRVPPGVEAYRVRPGDTLQSVAARFGVSVLDLVSANPTLESLDRLVAGSTLYVPKGAKGLLVSLPEGQTLVDLALRFGLSPVGVARANGVEDPTELRTGDLVLLPGIQARTTYQNLLAKQEAERQARLEAERKRQEELRRLAEERRRQQALAQRQALRPRAQAPKAQVRRVSYQEGEMRWPLSGFRITTYFGQRGAFQRYHTGIDLAAPYGTPVVAAKSGQVQVAGWSAYGYGLHVVLDHGGGVETLYAHMSRIAVRAGEWVEAGEVIGYVGSSGWSTGPHLHFEVRVGGVVRNPLAYLP; encoded by the coding sequence ATGGCCCTTTCGGCCCTAGCGTTCGCCAAGGTGGGCATCCTTAGCCCCCTTCCCCTACCGGAGGCCACGGTGGAGGTGGAGCCTCCGGCGCGCAAGGGCTGGGTGGTCTACGCGGTGCGGCCGGGGGATACCCTGGCGGGGATCGCCGCCCGCTACGGCGTGGACCCGCGGCACATCATGTGGTCCAGCGGCCTAAAGACCGATCGGCTCCAGGTGGGCCAGCGCCTCCTCATCCCGCTGGTGGCCCAGGAGGACCGTCCTCGCCGGGTGCCCCCTGGGGTGGAGGCCTACCGGGTGCGCCCGGGGGATACCCTGCAAAGCGTGGCCGCACGCTTTGGGGTGAGCGTGTTGGACCTGGTTTCCGCCAATCCCACCCTGGAAAGCCTGGATCGGCTGGTGGCGGGAAGCACCCTGTACGTGCCCAAGGGGGCCAAGGGGCTTCTGGTAAGCCTGCCCGAGGGCCAGACCCTGGTGGATCTGGCCCTTCGTTTTGGCCTATCCCCCGTGGGGGTGGCCCGGGCCAATGGGGTGGAAGACCCTACGGAACTCCGCACGGGGGACCTGGTCCTCCTGCCGGGGATCCAGGCCAGGACCACCTACCAGAACCTCCTGGCCAAGCAGGAGGCTGAGCGGCAGGCCCGCCTCGAGGCCGAGCGCAAACGCCAGGAGGAGCTTAGGCGCCTGGCGGAGGAGAGGCGGCGGCAGCAGGCTTTGGCCCAGCGCCAGGCCCTCCGCCCAAGGGCCCAGGCCCCCAAGGCCCAGGTGCGCCGGGTCAGCTACCAGGAGGGGGAGATGCGCTGGCCCCTCTCGGGCTTCCGCATCACCACCTACTTCGGCCAGCGGGGGGCTTTCCAGCGCTACCACACGGGGATAGACCTGGCCGCCCCCTACGGCACCCCCGTCGTGGCGGCCAAAAGCGGCCAGGTGCAGGTGGCGGGGTGGAGCGCTTACGGCTACGGCCTCCACGTGGTGCTGGACCACGGGGGCGGGGTGGAAACCCTCTACGCCCACATGTCCCGCATCGCCGTGCGCGCCGGCGAGTGGGTGGAGGCGGGGGAGGTCATCGGCTACGTGGGCTCCAGCGGTTGGTCCACGGGGCCCCACCTCCACTTTGAGGTGCGGGTGGGGGGCGTGGTCCGCAACCCCCTGGCCTACCTGCCCTAA
- the rho gene encoding transcription termination factor Rho — MRKKTEIQETPLSYQELSAKILPELHLLAQEAGIENYKRMKKDQLIMALLERQTQGEGLQLVKGYLEVSPDGYGFLTENLYNLESRVAIVSAGLIRQYALRSGDYVVGRVRPPRENERYGTLLKVEAVNDLDPEAAKNRPRFDELIPQFPDRQIRLETTPDELSTRVIDLLAPIGRGQRGLIVAPPKAGKTTLLKKIANAVLKNEPDIKVIVLLIDERPEEVTDFRESVQGAEVIASTFDEPPQNHIRVAEFVHERAKRIVEEGGHVMILLDSITRLARANNLVTPPTGRTLSGGLDSAALYFPKRFLGAARNIRGGGSLTILATALVETGSRMDDVIFEEFKGTGNMELHLSRRLEERRIFPAIDILKSGTRREELLLGEEVVHKMWLLRKVLADMDPAEAMEMLLARLGRTKSNKEFLASLAAR; from the coding sequence ATGAGGAAGAAGACAGAGATCCAGGAAACGCCCCTTTCCTACCAGGAGCTTTCGGCCAAAATCCTGCCGGAGCTCCACCTCCTGGCCCAGGAGGCGGGCATTGAGAACTACAAGCGGATGAAGAAGGACCAGCTGATTATGGCCCTCCTGGAACGGCAGACCCAAGGGGAGGGCCTCCAGCTGGTCAAGGGGTACCTGGAGGTAAGCCCCGACGGCTATGGCTTCCTGACGGAAAACCTTTACAACCTGGAGTCCCGGGTGGCCATCGTGTCCGCTGGGCTCATCCGCCAGTACGCCCTGCGGAGCGGGGACTACGTGGTGGGCCGGGTGCGCCCCCCCCGGGAGAACGAGCGCTACGGCACCCTCCTCAAGGTGGAGGCGGTCAACGACCTGGACCCCGAGGCCGCCAAGAACCGCCCCCGTTTTGACGAGCTCATTCCCCAGTTCCCCGACCGGCAGATCCGTCTGGAGACCACGCCGGACGAGCTTTCCACCCGGGTGATTGACCTCCTGGCCCCCATTGGCCGGGGGCAGCGGGGGCTCATCGTGGCCCCGCCCAAGGCGGGGAAGACCACCCTGCTCAAGAAGATCGCCAACGCCGTCCTCAAGAACGAGCCGGACATCAAGGTCATCGTCCTCCTGATTGACGAGCGGCCCGAGGAGGTGACGGACTTCCGGGAAAGCGTCCAGGGGGCCGAGGTCATCGCCAGCACCTTTGACGAGCCACCCCAGAACCACATCCGGGTGGCGGAGTTCGTCCACGAGCGGGCCAAGCGCATCGTGGAGGAGGGAGGGCACGTGATGATCCTCCTGGACTCCATCACCCGCCTGGCCCGGGCCAACAACCTGGTCACCCCGCCCACGGGGCGCACCCTTTCCGGGGGTCTGGACTCCGCGGCCCTTTACTTCCCCAAGCGCTTCCTGGGGGCAGCCCGGAACATCCGTGGGGGAGGGAGCCTCACCATCCTGGCCACCGCCTTGGTGGAGACGGGAAGCCGCATGGACGACGTGATCTTTGAGGAGTTCAAGGGCACGGGCAACATGGAGCTCCACCTCTCCCGCCGTCTGGAGGAGCGGCGCATCTTCCCGGCCATCGACATCCTCAAGTCGGGGACCAGGCGGGAGGAGCTTCTTCTGGGTGAGGAGGTGGTGCACAAGATGTGGCTGCTCCGCAAGGTGTTGGCGGACATGGATCCGGCGGAGGCCATGGAGATGCTCCTGGCCCGGCTTGGCCGCACCAAAAGCAACAAGGAATTCCTGGCCTCCTTGGCGGCCCGCTGA
- the fsa gene encoding fructose-6-phosphate aldolase produces MELYLDTANLEEIREIAAWGVLSGVTTNPTLVAKEFAARGERLSEEGLFAHLRAICEVAGGPVSAEVTALQAEAMVAEGKRLAALHPHIVVKLPTTEEGLKACKRLAAEGIPVNMTLIFSANQALLAARAGAAYVSPFLGRVDDISWDGGELLREIAELIQVQDLPVKVIAASIRHPRHVTEAALLGADIATMPHAVFKQLLRHPLTDIGLKRFMEDWEKVKP; encoded by the coding sequence ATGGAGCTTTACCTGGATACCGCCAACCTGGAGGAGATACGGGAGATCGCCGCATGGGGCGTCCTCTCGGGGGTGACCACCAACCCTACCCTGGTGGCCAAGGAGTTTGCCGCCCGGGGGGAGAGGCTGAGCGAGGAGGGGCTTTTCGCCCACCTACGGGCCATCTGTGAGGTGGCGGGCGGTCCCGTCTCCGCGGAGGTGACGGCCCTGCAGGCCGAGGCCATGGTGGCGGAGGGCAAGCGGCTGGCTGCCCTCCATCCCCACATCGTGGTCAAGCTGCCCACCACCGAGGAGGGGCTCAAGGCCTGCAAGCGCCTGGCTGCCGAGGGCATCCCGGTCAACATGACCCTCATCTTCTCCGCCAACCAAGCCCTCCTGGCGGCCCGAGCGGGGGCGGCGTACGTTTCCCCCTTCCTGGGCCGGGTGGACGACATCTCCTGGGACGGAGGGGAGCTTTTGCGGGAGATCGCGGAGCTCATCCAGGTCCAGGACCTCCCTGTCAAGGTCATCGCCGCCTCCATCCGCCACCCCCGCCACGTCACCGAGGCGGCCCTCCTGGGGGCGGATATCGCCACCATGCCCCACGCGGTGTTCAAGCAGCTTCTCAGGCACCCCCTCACGGACATTGGCCTCAAGCGCTTCATGGAAGATTGGGAGAAGGTTAAGCCATGA
- the ileS gene encoding isoleucine--tRNA ligase, which produces MFKEVGEPNFPQMEEEILAFWKRERIFEKSVEKRKGRPRYTVYEGPPTANGMPHVGHAQARSYKDLFPRYKTMRGYYVPRRAGWDTHGLPVELEVEKKLGLKSKREIEAYGIARFNEACRQSVFTYEKEWEAFTERLAYWVDLKGAYATLHPTYIESLWWSLKKLFDRGLLYRDHKVVPYCPRCGTPLSSHELSLGYKEIHDPSVYVRLPLKDPGKLGLERASLLIWTTTPWTLPGNVAAAVHPRFTYAAFPVEGEALILEESLGKKLLGEATPLKTFLGRELEGLAYEPPYPQPVERGYVVVLAEYVSREDGTGIVHQAPAFGAEDLETGRRYGLPLLKTVDEEGKLLVEPFGGLFFREANRAILKDLRARGLLFKEESYLHSYPHCWRCSTPLMYYATETWFIRNTLFKEELLKKNGEIRWVPPHIREGRYGEWLRNLVDWALSRNRYWGTPLPIWVCGACGKEEAIGSFQELRERATAPLPEPFDPHRPQVDEVELRCACGGTMRRVPYVIDVWYDSGAMPFASLHYPFENQEEFQEAFPADFIAEGIDQTRGWFNSLHQLGVMLFGSIAFKNVICHGLILDEKGQKMSKSKGNVVDPWDILREFGADALRWYIYISAPPEADRRFGPNLVRETVRDYFLTLWNVYSFFVTYANLDQPDLKNPPAPEARPELDRWLLARMQDLIQRVTEALEAYDPTTSSRAIRDFVVEDLSQWYVRRGRRRYWKNEDPLDREAAYATLYEALVLIAKLSAPFTPYLAEVLWQNLVRPVYPEAEESVHLADWPEVDPARVDQELVAKMRAVLKVVDLARSARAQSGVKTRIPLPRLLVTAPTSLEREGLRHFAAEIAEELNVKEVRVLEPGEAVLSYRVLPNLRLLGKKYGKRVPGIREALQKEADRVARQVLAGEKVPLEVEGETLLLEPEEVLLEAQAPEGYQAVEKEGYVAALEVRVTEALRLEGLARDLLRHLQQARKEMGLRVSDRIRVGYRAEGAYREALERHGAWIAGEALAVALEEGLFPGFQSGLEDEEGKVTFVLEKVSNPLESAPNG; this is translated from the coding sequence ATGTTCAAGGAAGTCGGCGAGCCCAACTTTCCCCAGATGGAAGAGGAGATCCTGGCCTTCTGGAAGCGGGAGCGAATCTTTGAAAAGAGCGTGGAAAAGCGCAAGGGCCGCCCCCGCTACACCGTCTATGAAGGTCCCCCCACGGCCAACGGCATGCCCCACGTGGGGCACGCCCAGGCCAGGAGCTACAAGGACCTCTTCCCCCGGTACAAGACCATGCGGGGCTACTACGTGCCCCGGCGGGCCGGGTGGGACACCCACGGGCTTCCCGTGGAGCTGGAGGTGGAAAAGAAGCTGGGGCTGAAGAGCAAGCGGGAGATCGAGGCCTACGGCATCGCGCGCTTCAACGAGGCTTGCCGCCAGTCGGTCTTCACCTACGAGAAGGAGTGGGAGGCCTTCACCGAGCGTCTGGCCTACTGGGTGGACCTCAAGGGGGCCTACGCCACCCTTCACCCCACCTACATCGAAAGCCTTTGGTGGAGCCTCAAGAAGCTTTTTGACCGGGGCCTCCTTTACCGCGACCACAAGGTGGTCCCCTATTGCCCGCGCTGCGGCACCCCCCTTTCCTCCCACGAGCTTTCCTTGGGCTATAAGGAGATCCACGACCCCTCGGTCTACGTGCGCCTGCCCCTGAAGGACCCAGGGAAGCTGGGCCTGGAGCGGGCCAGCCTTCTCATCTGGACCACCACCCCCTGGACCCTGCCGGGGAACGTGGCCGCCGCGGTCCACCCCCGCTTCACCTACGCCGCCTTCCCGGTGGAGGGGGAGGCCCTGATCCTGGAGGAAAGCCTGGGGAAAAAGCTTCTGGGCGAGGCCACCCCCCTCAAGACCTTCTTGGGCCGGGAGCTGGAAGGCCTGGCCTACGAGCCCCCTTACCCCCAACCGGTGGAACGGGGCTACGTGGTGGTCCTGGCCGAGTATGTAAGCCGCGAGGACGGCACGGGCATCGTCCACCAGGCCCCGGCCTTCGGCGCCGAGGACCTGGAAACGGGCCGCCGCTACGGCCTGCCTCTCCTCAAAACTGTGGACGAGGAGGGAAAACTTCTGGTGGAGCCTTTTGGAGGCCTCTTCTTCCGCGAGGCCAACCGGGCCATTCTCAAGGACCTGCGGGCCCGGGGCCTCCTCTTCAAGGAGGAAAGCTACCTCCACAGCTACCCCCACTGCTGGCGGTGCTCCACCCCCCTGATGTACTACGCCACGGAGACGTGGTTCATCCGCAACACCCTCTTCAAGGAGGAACTCCTAAAGAAGAACGGGGAGATCCGCTGGGTGCCGCCCCACATCCGGGAGGGCCGGTACGGGGAGTGGCTCAGGAACCTGGTGGACTGGGCCCTAAGCCGCAACCGTTACTGGGGCACCCCCTTGCCCATCTGGGTCTGCGGGGCCTGCGGCAAGGAGGAGGCCATCGGCAGCTTCCAAGAACTCAGGGAGCGGGCCACGGCCCCCTTACCCGAGCCCTTTGACCCCCACCGCCCCCAGGTGGACGAGGTGGAGCTAAGGTGCGCCTGCGGGGGCACCATGCGCCGGGTGCCCTACGTGATTGACGTCTGGTACGACTCGGGGGCCATGCCCTTCGCCTCCTTGCACTACCCCTTTGAGAACCAGGAGGAGTTCCAAGAGGCTTTCCCCGCGGACTTCATCGCCGAGGGCATTGACCAAACCCGGGGTTGGTTCAACTCCTTGCACCAGCTTGGGGTGATGCTCTTCGGCTCCATCGCCTTCAAGAACGTCATCTGCCATGGCCTCATCCTGGACGAGAAGGGTCAGAAGATGTCCAAGTCCAAGGGGAACGTGGTGGACCCCTGGGACATCCTGCGGGAGTTTGGGGCCGACGCCCTTCGGTGGTACATCTACATCTCCGCTCCCCCGGAGGCCGACCGCCGTTTCGGGCCTAACCTGGTGCGGGAAACGGTGCGGGACTACTTCCTGACCCTTTGGAACGTGTACAGCTTCTTTGTCACCTACGCCAACCTGGACCAGCCCGACCTGAAAAACCCGCCCGCCCCCGAAGCGCGGCCCGAGCTGGACCGCTGGTTGCTAGCGCGGATGCAGGACCTGATCCAGAGGGTCACCGAGGCCCTCGAGGCCTACGACCCCACCACCAGCAGCCGGGCCATCCGGGACTTTGTGGTGGAGGACCTCTCCCAGTGGTACGTGCGCCGGGGAAGGCGGCGCTACTGGAAGAACGAGGACCCCCTGGACCGCGAGGCCGCCTACGCCACCCTCTACGAGGCCCTGGTGCTCATCGCCAAGCTCTCCGCCCCCTTTACCCCCTACCTGGCCGAGGTGCTCTGGCAGAACCTGGTACGCCCGGTATACCCCGAGGCGGAGGAGAGCGTCCACCTGGCCGACTGGCCCGAGGTGGACCCCGCCCGGGTGGACCAGGAGCTGGTGGCCAAGATGCGGGCGGTGCTCAAGGTGGTGGACCTGGCCCGCTCCGCCCGGGCGCAAAGCGGGGTGAAGACCCGCATTCCCCTGCCGCGGCTTTTGGTCACCGCCCCCACCTCCTTGGAGCGGGAGGGCTTACGGCACTTCGCCGCCGAGATTGCCGAGGAGCTCAACGTCAAGGAGGTGCGGGTTCTGGAACCAGGGGAGGCGGTCCTCTCCTACCGGGTCCTGCCCAACCTGCGCCTCCTGGGCAAGAAGTACGGCAAGCGGGTGCCGGGGATCCGCGAGGCCCTGCAGAAGGAGGCGGACAGGGTAGCCCGGCAGGTCCTAGCTGGGGAGAAGGTGCCCCTGGAAGTGGAAGGGGAAACCCTCCTCCTGGAGCCCGAGGAGGTCCTCTTGGAAGCCCAGGCCCCCGAGGGGTACCAGGCGGTGGAGAAGGAGGGGTACGTGGCGGCCCTGGAGGTCCGGGTCACGGAGGCGCTCCGCCTGGAAGGCCTGGCCCGGGACCTTCTGCGCCACCTGCAGCAGGCCCGGAAGGAGATGGGCCTTAGGGTTTCCGACCGCATCCGGGTGGGCTACCGGGCCGAGGGCGCCTACCGGGAGGCCCTGGAGCGGCACGGGGCCTGGATCGCGGGGGAGGCCCTGGCCGTGGCCCTCGAGGAAGGGCTTTTCCCCGGGTTCCAAAGCGGGCTGGAGGACGAGGAGGGTAAGGTGACCTTCGTTTTGGAAAAGGTTTCCAACCCCCTGGAGTCCGCCCCGAACGGGTAG
- a CDS encoding Xaa-Pro peptidase family protein produces MQDLRTLLQELGLEALYLTRPENVRYLSDFPHPEDAQVLLTEEGAFLLTDPRYPEAERESRLPAKVLRREEKEALLRGLKGRVGFEAEHLPYAALERLKELAPVEWVPTKGVVERLRLKKTPEEVARIRQAQALAEEALAYALSLLKPGVEEREVALEVEFFLRKRGAEGVAFPPIVASGPRGALPHAGASAKRLQAGELVTLDLGAKVAGYHSDMTRTVALGRVDGELRRAFDAVLAALERSLEALGPGANAKALDALAREELARWGFERYFVHSLGHGVGLAVHEGPSLSPYAEETLEPGMVVTVEPGVYLPGVGGVRLEELVLITPTGMELLSRFPRGWQEV; encoded by the coding sequence ATGCAGGACCTAAGGACCCTCCTCCAGGAGCTCGGCCTGGAGGCCCTCTACCTGACCCGTCCCGAGAACGTGCGCTACCTCTCCGACTTCCCCCACCCCGAGGACGCCCAGGTGCTCCTCACGGAGGAAGGGGCCTTCCTCCTCACCGACCCCCGCTACCCCGAGGCCGAACGGGAAAGCCGCCTCCCCGCCAAGGTGCTGCGGCGGGAGGAAAAGGAGGCCCTTCTTAGGGGGCTCAAAGGCCGGGTGGGGTTTGAGGCGGAACACCTCCCCTACGCCGCCTTGGAACGCCTAAAGGAACTCGCCCCCGTGGAATGGGTGCCCACCAAGGGGGTGGTGGAGCGGCTAAGGCTCAAGAAGACCCCAGAGGAGGTGGCGAGGATCCGCCAAGCCCAGGCCCTGGCCGAGGAGGCCCTGGCCTATGCCCTCTCCCTGCTGAAGCCCGGGGTGGAAGAACGGGAGGTGGCCCTCGAGGTGGAGTTCTTCCTGCGCAAGCGGGGGGCGGAAGGGGTGGCCTTCCCCCCCATCGTGGCCTCGGGGCCCCGGGGGGCCCTGCCCCACGCGGGGGCTTCCGCCAAGCGCCTGCAGGCGGGCGAACTGGTCACCCTGGACCTGGGGGCCAAGGTGGCGGGCTACCACTCCGACATGACCCGCACCGTGGCCCTGGGCCGGGTGGATGGGGAGCTCCGCCGGGCCTTTGACGCGGTTTTGGCTGCCCTGGAACGGAGCCTGGAAGCCCTAGGCCCCGGGGCCAACGCCAAGGCCCTGGACGCCCTGGCCCGGGAGGAGCTGGCCCGCTGGGGCTTTGAGCGCTACTTCGTCCACTCCTTGGGGCACGGGGTGGGCCTGGCGGTCCATGAGGGGCCTTCCCTCTCCCCCTACGCCGAGGAAACCCTGGAGCCCGGCATGGTGGTCACGGTGGAGCCCGGGGTCTACCTGCCCGGGGTGGGAGGGGTGCGCCTCGAGGAGCTGGTCCTCATCACCCCCACGGGCATGGAGCTCCTCTCCCGCTTCCCCCGGGGCTGGCAGGAGGTGTAG
- a CDS encoding septal ring lytic transglycosylase RlpA family protein yields MRALLPFLLSAALAQTHTVQKGDTLFAIARAHGLSVAELKRLNGLTSDRIYPGQVLQLGPKAAQEATPTSRRVQVGLAVWYGPGFHGRRTASGERYDMHALTAAHPSLPFGTRVRVTNLKNGRSVVVRINDRGPFGGRYIIDLSYAAAKAIGALSATRVRVEVLED; encoded by the coding sequence GTGCGCGCCCTCCTCCCCTTCCTCCTCTCCGCCGCCCTGGCCCAGACCCACACCGTGCAAAAAGGGGATACCCTCTTCGCCATCGCCCGGGCCCACGGCCTAAGCGTGGCCGAGCTCAAACGCCTCAACGGCCTCACCTCCGACCGCATCTACCCCGGCCAGGTCCTCCAACTTGGGCCCAAGGCGGCCCAGGAGGCCACCCCCACCTCCCGCCGCGTCCAGGTGGGCCTGGCCGTCTGGTACGGCCCCGGCTTCCACGGCCGGCGCACGGCCAGCGGGGAGCGCTACGATATGCACGCCCTCACCGCCGCCCACCCCAGCCTCCCCTTCGGCACCCGGGTGCGGGTGACCAACCTGAAAAACGGCCGGAGCGTGGTGGTCCGCATCAACGACCGGGGACCCTTCGGCGGGCGGTACATCATTGACCTCTCCTACGCCGCCGCCAAGGCCATCGGCGCCCTTTCCGCCACCCGGGTGCGGGTGGAGGTCCTGGAGGACTAG
- the nfo gene encoding endonuclease IV — protein MRYGFHLSIAGKKGVAGVVEEALALGLTAFQIFAKSPRSWRTRHLSPAEVEAFRALRDMAGELPGVIHASYLVNLGAEGELWEKSVMSLADDLEKARLLGLEYVVVHPGSGAPERVKEGLSKALRLSGVRERPTLLVENTAGGGEKVGARFEELAWLLQDTPLGVCLDTCHAYAAGYDVAGDPQGVLAELDRVVGLERVPVIHLNDSVGGLGSRVDHHAHLRQGRIGEGLKAILLDPRLREKVFILETPRSPEEDAWNLGVLREWLAP, from the coding sequence GTGCGCTACGGCTTCCACCTCTCCATCGCCGGGAAAAAGGGGGTAGCGGGGGTGGTGGAGGAGGCCCTGGCCCTGGGGCTTACCGCCTTCCAGATCTTCGCCAAAAGCCCCCGGAGCTGGAGGACGCGCCACCTCTCCCCCGCAGAGGTAGAGGCTTTCCGCGCCCTCCGGGACATGGCCGGGGAGCTCCCTGGGGTCATCCACGCCTCCTACCTGGTGAACCTGGGGGCGGAAGGGGAGCTTTGGGAAAAGAGCGTGATGAGCCTGGCCGACGATCTGGAAAAGGCCCGGCTCCTGGGCCTGGAGTACGTGGTGGTCCATCCCGGCTCCGGGGCCCCCGAGCGGGTGAAGGAGGGCCTCTCCAAGGCCCTGCGCCTCTCCGGGGTGCGGGAGCGGCCCACCCTTTTGGTGGAGAACACCGCTGGGGGTGGGGAAAAGGTAGGGGCACGGTTTGAGGAGCTGGCCTGGCTCCTCCAGGATACCCCCCTGGGGGTCTGCCTGGACACCTGCCACGCCTACGCCGCCGGCTACGATGTGGCCGGGGACCCCCAAGGGGTGTTGGCGGAGCTGGACCGGGTGGTGGGCCTGGAACGGGTGCCCGTGATCCACCTGAACGACTCGGTGGGCGGCCTGGGAAGCCGCGTGGACCACCACGCCCACCTGCGCCAAGGGCGGATCGGGGAAGGGCTAAAGGCCATCCTCCTGGACCCCCGCCTCAGGGAAAAGGTCTTCATCCTGGAAACCCCGAGAAGCCCGGAAGAGGATGCCTGGAACCTGGGGGTGCTCCGGGAATGGCTGGCCCCCTAG
- a CDS encoding site-2 protease family protein yields the protein MIALLQQDPGAFLLAFTALAFSLALHEWGHAYAAFRFGDGTAKAQGRLTLNPLRHLDPLGTLLLLLVGFGWAKPVPVNPSAFRAYRLGLFAVSVAGILLNLALAVLLALLVRGLLALDPLGVALTFGGEGKTPLGLLALAAFYASSVNLVLAVFNLLPIPPLDGAKILQSLLPLRWHPWLWRLEGYSWLSFLLLLTVLRGPVQEVLGFARRVFFGFFFG from the coding sequence ATGATCGCCCTCCTGCAGCAAGACCCCGGGGCCTTCCTCCTGGCCTTCACCGCCTTGGCCTTCAGCCTGGCCCTCCACGAGTGGGGCCATGCCTACGCTGCCTTTCGCTTTGGCGATGGGACCGCCAAGGCCCAGGGCCGCCTCACCCTAAACCCCTTGAGGCACCTGGACCCCTTGGGTACCCTCCTTCTCCTCCTGGTGGGCTTCGGCTGGGCCAAGCCTGTGCCCGTCAACCCCTCGGCCTTCCGCGCCTACCGCCTGGGGCTTTTTGCGGTTTCCGTGGCCGGCATTCTCCTCAACCTGGCCTTGGCCGTGCTCCTGGCCCTGCTGGTCAGGGGCCTCTTGGCCCTGGACCCCTTGGGGGTGGCCTTGACCTTCGGGGGAGAGGGGAAGACCCCCCTCGGCCTTCTGGCCCTGGCCGCCTTCTACGCCAGCTCGGTGAACCTGGTCCTCGCGGTCTTCAACCTCTTGCCCATCCCCCCTTTGGACGGGGCCAAGATCCTGCAAAGCCTTCTGCCCCTCCGCTGGCATCCTTGGCTGTGGCGGCTGGAGGGGTACAGTTGGCTTTCCTTTCTCCTCCTCCTCACCGTGCTTCGGGGGCCCGTCCAGGAGGTGTTGGGCTTTGCCCGCCGGGTCTTTTTTGGCTTCTTCTTCGGGTAG